From a single Lolium rigidum isolate FL_2022 chromosome 7, APGP_CSIRO_Lrig_0.1, whole genome shotgun sequence genomic region:
- the LOC124674190 gene encoding amino acid transporter AVT1B-like has protein sequence MRNSSLSDRSFVMESDDDEDAVEAGRRDGSDEEESDGSSSCGSPRGPAAAGHPSSYSSHQWPQSYRQSMDIYSSVQSPGLSGFLGTPSLGRLSGSFLVSSFHGKPVPEIVKPLLPTAVAVDDDHEDARKSSHQYLLPPRKASSLFKIPEDQKPLGGVGHEVGPYRQCSYTQGVMNGVNVLCGVGILSTPYAVRQGGWLGLMILAVLAVLAWYTGVLLRRCLDSKEGIETYPDIGQAAFGTPGRIVISIILYMELYACCIEYLILESDNLSKLFPNAHLTIGAFTLDSHVLFAILTALIVMPTTWLRDLSCLSFISAGGVVASIVIVACLFWAGLVDHVGANKGEGTALNLPGIPIAIGLYGYCYSGHGVFPNIYSSLKKRNQFNAVLFTCIALSTVLFAGAAVMGYIMFGESTESQFTLNLPPNLVSSKIAVWTTVTNPITKYALTMTPLALSLEELLPLNQQTYPNIIMLRSALVLSSLVVALSVPFFGLVMSLVGSLLTMFVAYILPCACFLAILRSTVTWSQIVLCVFIIAVGLGCAGVGTYSSLSKIIQNYK, from the exons aTGAGGAACTCATCGTTGTCTGACCGAAgcttcgtcatggagagtgacgacgacgaggacgccgTGGAGGCCGGGAGGCGggacggcagcgacgaagaggagtcCGACGGGTCCTCGTCATGCGGCAGCCCGCGAGGCCCGGCCGCCGCAGGCCATCCTAGCTCCTACAGCAGCCACCAGTGGCCACAGAGCTACAG GCAGTCGATGGACATATACAGCAGCGTGCAGTCCCCCGGCCTGAGTGGGTTCCTGGGCACGCCCTCGCTCGGTAGGCTCTCCGGCTCCTTCCTGGTGAGCTCGTTCCATGGGAAGCCGGTACCGGAGATCGTCAAGCCGCTCCTGCCGACCGCCGTTGCCGTCGACGATGACCATGAGGACGCCAGGAAGAGCTCTCATCAGTACCTGCTGCCTCCGAGGAAGGCTTCGTCTCTGTTCAAGATCCCCGAGGACCAGAAGCCGCTGGGCGGGGTTGGACATGAGGTGGGACCCTACCGTCAGTGCTCCTACACCCAGGGGGTCATGAATG GAGTGAATGTGTTATGTGGTGTGGGGATTCTGTCAACACCGTATGCCGTCAGGCAGGGTGGCTGGCTTGGGCTGATGATACTGGCCGTGCTCGCCGTGCTGGCGTGGTACACCGGTGTGCTCCTCCGGCGCTGCCTGGACAGCAAAGAAGGCATCGAGACCTACCCGGACATCGGACAGGCCGCCTTCGGTACTCCTGGCCGCATCGTCATCTCG ATAATCCTGTACATGGAACTGTAT GCATGTTGCATTGAGTATCTGATATTAGAGAGTGACAATCTATCGAAGTTGTTCCCTAATGCACACCTAACCATAGGGGCTTTCACCCTGGACTCCCATGTGTTATTCGCAATCCTAACTGCGCTTATTGTCATGCCGACAACCTGGCTTCGTGATCTCAGTTGTCTAAGTTTCATTTCAG CTGGGGGAGTCGTCGCGTCGATCGTGATTGTTGCATGCCTCTTCTGGGCTGGGCTTGTTGACCACGTGGGTGCCAACAAGGGTGAAGGCACGGCACTGAATCTCCCTGGGATCCCCATTGCCATTGGCTTGTATGGATACTGCTACTCAGGCCATGGGGTGTTCCCCAACATCTACTCTTCACTGAAGAAACGCAACCAGTTCAATGCTGTTCTTTTCACCTG CATTGCACTATCCACGGTTTTGTTCGCCGGTGCTGCGGTTATGGGTTACATAATGTTTGGTGAATCCACAGAGTCTCAGTTCACTCTGAACTTGCCCCCAAATCTTGTGTCTTCCAAGATTGCCGTCTGGACTACG GTAACAAATCCAATAACTAAATATGCACTTACTATGACTCCTCTTGCACTGAGTTTGGAAGAGCTTCTGCCTCTGAATCAACAGACGTACCCAAACATAATTATGCTTAGATCAGCTCTGGTGTTATCTTCTCTTGTTGTTGCTCTATCTGTTCCATTCTTTG GACTTGTGATGTCCCTTGTTGGGTCTCTACTCACCATGTTTGTG gcgtatattcttccatgtgcATGCTTTTTGGCCATCCTAAGAAGTACAGTGACTTGGTCTCAG